The following coding sequences are from one Novosphingobium sp. Gsoil 351 window:
- the bchB gene encoding ferredoxin:protochlorophyllide reductase (ATP-dependent) subunit B, producing the protein MQLAVWTYEGPPHVGAMRVATAMDGVHYLLHAPQGDTYADLLFTMIERRGKRPPVTYTTFQARDLGSDTASLFQTAARDAVARFQPSALMVGASCTAELIQDDPAGLAEAMRLPCPVIPLELPSYQRKENWGAAESFYQLVRKLADPALRPAPRDGRRPCANLLGPCALGFRHRDDTIEVTRILDRLGIDVHLCAPLGATPEDLRTIGEADFSIVLYPEIGEEAARWIERTFKQPIVRTVPIGVNATREFIAEVAAAAGVDPAPALADDGSRLPWWSRSVDSTYLTGKRVFVFGDGTHAVAAARVASEELGFVVCGLGCYNREFARDIRAAAAKYGVAPLISDDHLEVEEAIAAASPELVLGTQMERHIAKRLGIPCAVISAPVHVQDFPARHSPQMGFEGANVLFDTWVHPLVMGLEEHLLTMFRDDFEFSDAAGGSHLHAVSPAAAIPEAILVPANDGGAAWTAEAERELKKIPFFVRGKARRNTEAFAAEQARGEIDLATLYDAKAHYAR; encoded by the coding sequence GTGCAGCTCGCGGTCTGGACCTACGAAGGCCCGCCCCACGTCGGGGCGATGCGCGTGGCGACCGCGATGGACGGGGTCCACTACCTGCTCCACGCGCCGCAGGGCGATACCTACGCCGACTTGCTGTTCACGATGATCGAGCGCCGCGGCAAGCGCCCACCGGTCACCTACACCACCTTCCAGGCGCGCGACCTGGGCAGCGACACCGCCAGCCTGTTCCAGACCGCCGCGCGCGATGCGGTCGCCCGGTTCCAGCCCAGTGCGCTGATGGTCGGCGCGAGCTGCACCGCCGAGCTTATCCAGGACGATCCCGCCGGCCTCGCCGAAGCGATGCGCCTGCCCTGCCCGGTCATCCCGCTCGAACTGCCCAGCTATCAGCGCAAGGAGAACTGGGGGGCGGCGGAGAGCTTCTACCAGCTCGTCCGCAAGCTGGCCGATCCGGCGCTGCGCCCTGCCCCGCGCGACGGGCGGCGTCCGTGCGCGAACCTGCTCGGCCCCTGTGCCTTGGGCTTCCGTCACCGCGACGACACGATCGAGGTGACCAGGATCCTCGACCGGCTGGGGATCGACGTCCATCTCTGCGCGCCGCTCGGCGCGACGCCCGAAGACTTGCGCACGATCGGCGAGGCCGATTTCTCGATCGTGCTTTATCCCGAGATCGGCGAGGAAGCCGCGCGCTGGATCGAGCGGACGTTCAAGCAACCCATCGTCCGCACCGTGCCGATCGGGGTGAACGCGACCCGCGAGTTCATCGCCGAAGTCGCCGCCGCCGCCGGGGTCGACCCCGCTCCCGCGCTGGCCGACGATGGCTCGCGGCTGCCGTGGTGGAGCCGCTCGGTCGATTCGACCTACCTCACCGGCAAGCGCGTGTTCGTGTTCGGTGACGGTACGCACGCGGTCGCCGCCGCGCGCGTTGCCTCCGAGGAGCTGGGCTTCGTGGTCTGCGGCCTGGGTTGCTACAACCGCGAGTTCGCCCGCGATATCCGTGCCGCCGCGGCCAAGTACGGCGTCGCGCCGCTGATCTCGGATGACCACCTCGAAGTCGAGGAGGCCATCGCCGCGGCCAGCCCCGAGCTGGTCCTGGGCACCCAGATGGAGCGCCATATCGCCAAACGGCTGGGCATCCCGTGCGCGGTGATCTCGGCCCCGGTCCACGTTCAGGATTTCCCCGCGCGGCACAGCCCCCAGATGGGTTTCGAGGGCGCCAACGTGCTGTTCGACACCTGGGTCCATCCGCTGGTGATGGGGCTGGAGGAACACCTCCTGACGATGTTCCGCGACGATTTCGAATTCTCCGACGCGGCGGGTGGATCGCACCTCCACGCGGTCAGCCCGGCGGCGGCGATCCCCGAGGCGATTCTGGTTCCGGCCAACGACGGCGGCGCGGCGTGGACAGCCGAAGCCGAGCGCGAACTCAAGAAGATCCCGTTCTTCGTCCGCGGCAAGGCGCGCCGCAACACCGAAGCTTTCGCGGCCGAGCAGGCGCGCGGCGAGATCGACCTCGCCACGCTCTACGATGCGAAGGCGCACTATGCCCGCTAG
- a CDS encoding magnesium chelatase subunit H has product MPASALPPVRVAIVTLDNHLKGAVERAEMELARDNIAISLHAAADWDRDPATLERAKAEIARADIVIATMLFLDDHVRAILPALTERRENCDAMIGLMAAGEVVKLTRMGGYRMDAPAKGPLALLKRLRGQNGKAGKPGSNSGAGQMKMLRRLPKILRFIPGTAQDVRAYFLTLQYWLAGSDENVIAMVRALIDRYSADERAVRRGATPGAPPADYPEVGVYHPRTEQRMSESLRLLPRGKGENGTVGVLMLRSYLLGRDAGHYDGAIDAFERAGLRVIPAFASGLDARPAIDRFFVANGKPTVDAVVNLTGFSLVGGPAYNDSAAAADTLAALDVPYLAGHAIEFQSLQQWGASRQGLLPLEATMMVAIPELDGSTVPSVFGGRADASGPCTGCARHCNFPASGLVRVMRSCPERAEALAAKTVKLIALKRSQRAERRLGIVLFNFPPNAGATGTAAFLAVFESLHATLLRLAREGYAVDVPATVADTRAMILDGNAERFGADANVAVRIPADEHVRREPHLAAIERQWGAAPGKLQADGSSIHVLGAQFGNVFVGIQPGFGYEGDPVRLLFDGDFAPTHAFSAFYRWLREDFGAHAVLHFGTHGALEFMPGKQTGLSGDCWPERLLGDLPNYYLYASNNPTEGILAKRRSAATLVSYMTPPLAQAGLYKGFADLKAMVERWRASAPDGECDALEAMIGEACVELDIELGAIETLAGRLYELERTLIPEGLHVFGSQPQGQAREGLIDAMVAADAGADPQTGRAAIETLIGSCDELGSLVHALDGGYVRPAPGGDLLANPEVLPTGRNLHGFDPFRIPSKFACAQGAEQAERLIARHIESGANFPESLAMVLWGTDNMKSEGVQIAQALTLIGARPRIDGYGRLCGAELIPLAELGRPRIDVVVTLSGIFRDLLPLQTRMIAEAALLASQADEPLDLNFVRKHSLAHQALHDCDLETASLRVYSNAEGAYGANVNRLIDGGVWTDPDELANAFETQKGYAYGVSGAPVQQRDLLRSALKDVEFTYQNLESVETGITDLDQYVDGLGGIARSVARARGAAAPVYILDATQGTAKVRTLGEQIDLETRTRTLNPKWYEGMLKHGYEGVRNIEGHVTTTMGWSATTGQVAPWVYQKISETFVLDPEMRHRLAALNPKSSARVANRLLEACDRRLWEPDAATLAALREASDELEDRLEGLQAA; this is encoded by the coding sequence ATGCCCGCTAGCGCGCTGCCTCCGGTCCGCGTCGCGATCGTGACGCTCGACAACCACCTCAAGGGAGCGGTCGAGCGCGCCGAGATGGAACTGGCGCGCGACAATATCGCAATCTCGCTCCATGCCGCCGCCGACTGGGATCGCGATCCCGCCACGCTCGAGCGCGCCAAGGCCGAGATCGCCCGCGCCGACATCGTCATCGCGACGATGCTGTTCCTCGACGATCACGTCCGCGCGATCCTGCCCGCGCTGACCGAGCGCCGCGAGAACTGCGATGCGATGATCGGGCTGATGGCGGCAGGCGAGGTGGTCAAGCTGACCCGGATGGGCGGCTACCGGATGGACGCCCCGGCCAAGGGCCCGCTGGCGCTGCTCAAGCGGCTGCGCGGCCAGAACGGCAAAGCCGGCAAGCCGGGCAGCAACTCGGGCGCGGGGCAGATGAAGATGCTGCGCCGCCTGCCCAAGATCCTGCGCTTCATCCCCGGCACCGCGCAGGACGTGCGCGCGTACTTCCTCACCCTGCAGTACTGGCTGGCCGGTTCGGACGAGAACGTGATCGCGATGGTCCGCGCGCTGATCGACCGCTATTCCGCGGACGAGCGCGCGGTGCGCCGTGGCGCAACCCCGGGCGCGCCGCCCGCCGACTATCCCGAGGTCGGGGTCTACCACCCGCGCACCGAGCAGCGGATGAGCGAGAGCCTGCGCCTGCTGCCGCGCGGCAAGGGCGAGAACGGCACCGTCGGCGTGCTCATGCTGCGCTCGTACCTGCTGGGGCGCGATGCCGGGCACTACGACGGGGCGATCGACGCGTTCGAGCGCGCCGGGCTGCGGGTGATCCCGGCGTTCGCCAGCGGGCTGGATGCGCGCCCGGCGATCGACAGGTTCTTCGTCGCCAACGGCAAGCCGACGGTCGACGCGGTGGTCAATCTGACCGGGTTCTCGCTGGTCGGCGGCCCGGCCTACAACGATTCGGCCGCCGCGGCGGATACCCTCGCGGCGCTCGACGTGCCCTACCTCGCGGGCCACGCGATCGAGTTCCAGTCGCTTCAGCAATGGGGCGCGAGCCGCCAGGGCCTGCTCCCGCTCGAAGCGACGATGATGGTCGCGATCCCCGAACTCGACGGTTCGACCGTTCCCAGCGTGTTCGGCGGGCGCGCCGATGCCAGCGGCCCCTGCACCGGCTGCGCGCGGCACTGCAATTTCCCCGCCTCGGGCCTCGTCCGGGTGATGCGTTCGTGCCCCGAACGCGCCGAGGCGCTCGCCGCCAAGACGGTCAAGCTGATCGCGCTCAAGCGGAGCCAACGCGCCGAGCGGCGTCTCGGCATCGTCTTGTTCAACTTCCCGCCCAACGCCGGCGCAACCGGGACCGCGGCGTTCCTCGCGGTGTTCGAATCGCTCCACGCCACGCTGCTCCGGTTGGCGCGCGAGGGTTATGCGGTCGACGTGCCCGCGACGGTCGCTGACACCCGCGCCATGATCCTTGACGGAAACGCCGAACGCTTCGGCGCGGACGCCAACGTCGCGGTGCGGATCCCCGCCGACGAGCACGTCCGCCGCGAGCCGCACCTCGCCGCGATCGAGCGCCAGTGGGGCGCGGCGCCGGGCAAGCTCCAGGCTGACGGTTCGTCGATCCACGTGCTGGGCGCGCAATTCGGCAACGTTTTCGTCGGGATTCAGCCCGGGTTCGGCTACGAAGGCGACCCGGTGCGGCTGCTGTTCGACGGCGATTTCGCCCCGACCCACGCGTTTTCCGCGTTCTACCGCTGGCTGCGCGAGGACTTCGGCGCGCACGCGGTGCTCCACTTCGGCACCCACGGCGCGCTCGAATTCATGCCCGGCAAACAGACCGGCCTGAGCGGCGATTGCTGGCCCGAACGCCTGCTCGGCGATCTGCCCAACTATTACCTTTACGCCTCGAACAATCCCACCGAGGGCATCCTCGCCAAGCGCCGCTCGGCTGCCACGCTGGTCAGCTACATGACCCCGCCGCTGGCGCAGGCGGGGCTTTACAAGGGCTTCGCCGATCTCAAGGCGATGGTCGAACGCTGGCGCGCCTCGGCCCCCGACGGCGAATGCGACGCCCTGGAGGCGATGATCGGCGAGGCCTGCGTCGAACTCGACATCGAACTGGGTGCGATCGAGACGCTCGCCGGACGGCTCTACGAACTCGAGCGCACGCTGATCCCGGAGGGCCTCCATGTCTTCGGAAGCCAGCCGCAGGGCCAGGCGCGCGAAGGCCTGATTGACGCGATGGTTGCTGCTGACGCTGGGGCCGATCCGCAGACCGGGCGTGCCGCGATCGAGACGCTGATCGGTAGCTGCGATGAACTTGGCTCGCTGGTCCATGCGCTAGACGGCGGCTATGTGCGCCCGGCGCCGGGCGGCGATCTGCTGGCCAACCCGGAAGTGTTGCCAACCGGGCGCAACCTTCACGGCTTCGACCCCTTCCGTATCCCCAGCAAGTTCGCCTGCGCTCAAGGTGCCGAGCAGGCCGAGCGGCTGATCGCGCGCCATATCGAAAGCGGCGCGAACTTCCCCGAAAGCCTGGCGATGGTGCTGTGGGGCACCGACAACATGAAGAGCGAGGGCGTGCAGATAGCCCAGGCTCTGACCCTGATCGGCGCGCGCCCGCGGATCGACGGCTATGGCCGCCTGTGCGGGGCGGAACTGATCCCATTGGCCGAACTGGGTCGCCCGCGGATCGACGTGGTGGTGACGCTCTCGGGCATCTTCCGCGACCTGCTGCCCTTGCAGACGCGGATGATCGCCGAGGCCGCGCTGCTCGCTTCGCAAGCCGACGAGCCGCTCGACCTGAACTTCGTACGCAAGCACAGCCTCGCCCATCAGGCGCTGCATGACTGCGATCTGGAGACCGCGAGCCTGCGTGTCTATTCCAACGCCGAGGGCGCCTACGGGGCCAACGTCAACCGTCTGATCGACGGCGGGGTGTGGACCGATCCGGACGAACTGGCCAACGCCTTCGAGACCCAGAAGGGCTATGCCTATGGGGTCAGCGGTGCGCCCGTCCAGCAGCGCGACCTGCTGCGCAGCGCGCTCAAGGACGTCGAGTTCACTTACCAGAACCTCGAAAGCGTCGAGACCGGGATCACCGATCTCGACCAGTACGTCGACGGCCTCGGCGGCATCGCACGCTCGGTCGCGCGGGCGCGCGGCGCGGCGGCGCCGGTCTACATCCTCGACGCCACGCAAGGGACCGCCAAGGTGCGCACGCTGGGCGAGCAGATCGACCTGGAAACCCGCACCCGCACGCTCAACCCCAAGTGGTACGAGGGGATGCTCAAGCACGGCTACGAAGGCGTCCGCAACATCGAAGGTCATGTGACCACGACGATGGGCTGGTCGGCCACCACCGGTCAGGTCGCGCCGTGGGTATACCAGAAGATCAGCGAGACTTTCGTGCTCGACCCCGAGATGCGCCACCGCCTGGCGGCGCTCAATCCCAAGAGCTCGGCACGGGTCGCCAACCGGCTTCTCGAAGCCTGCGACCGGCGCTTGTGGGAACCCGATGCGGCGACGCTCGCCGCGCTGCGCGAAGCCAGCGACGAACTCGAAGACCGGCTCGAAGGGCTACAAGCAGCCTGA
- the bchL gene encoding ferredoxin:protochlorophyllide reductase (ATP-dependent) iron-sulfur ATP-binding protein, giving the protein MTMLDTLTRDAPPDGEGSLQVALDPADKIKGAKVFAVYGKGGIGKSTTSSNLSAAFSKLGHRVLQIGCDPKHDSTFTLTKKLMPTVIDVLETVDFHAEELRPEDYMFEGYNGVMCVEAGGPPAGTGCGGYVVGQTVKLLKQHHLLEDTDVVIFDVLGDVVCGGFAAPLQHAERALVVAANDFDSIFAMNRIVAAIKAKSKNYDVRLAGVVANRSAETDEIDRFADAIGMKRLAHFKDLDAIRRSRLKKCTLFEMDDTPDIVAAQNEYMKLADMLWAGVDPLDAQPMKDRDIFDFLGFE; this is encoded by the coding sequence ATGACGATGCTCGACACCCTTACCCGCGACGCCCCGCCCGATGGCGAAGGCTCACTCCAAGTCGCGCTCGATCCGGCCGACAAAATCAAGGGCGCAAAGGTCTTCGCGGTTTACGGCAAAGGCGGGATCGGCAAGTCGACCACCTCGTCCAACCTCTCCGCGGCGTTTTCCAAGCTCGGCCATCGGGTGCTTCAGATCGGCTGCGATCCCAAGCACGACTCCACCTTCACCCTGACCAAAAAGCTGATGCCGACGGTGATCGACGTGCTCGAAACGGTCGATTTCCACGCCGAGGAGCTGCGCCCCGAAGACTATATGTTCGAAGGCTACAACGGGGTGATGTGCGTCGAGGCGGGCGGACCTCCCGCGGGCACCGGATGCGGCGGCTATGTCGTCGGGCAGACGGTCAAGCTGCTCAAGCAGCACCACCTGCTCGAGGATACCGACGTGGTGATCTTCGACGTGCTGGGCGATGTCGTTTGCGGCGGGTTCGCCGCGCCGCTCCAGCACGCCGAGCGCGCGCTGGTGGTCGCGGCCAACGATTTCGACAGCATCTTCGCAATGAACCGGATCGTCGCGGCGATCAAGGCGAAGTCCAAGAACTACGACGTGCGGCTCGCAGGAGTGGTCGCCAACCGCTCGGCCGAGACCGACGAGATCGACCGCTTCGCAGATGCGATCGGGATGAAGCGGCTCGCCCATTTCAAGGACCTCGACGCGATCCGCCGCAGCCGCCTCAAGAAGTGCACGCTGTTCGAGATGGACGACACGCCGGACATCGTCGCCGCTCAGAACGAATACATGAAGCTGGCGGACATGCTGTGGGCTGGCGTCGACCCACTCGACGCGCAGCCGATGAAGGACCGTGATATCTTCGACTTCCTGGGGTTCGAATGA
- the bchM gene encoding magnesium protoporphyrin IX methyltransferase: MASHAPNTVWFDHRDRLAEYFDGTARKAWIDLTSDVKVSGIRATVRAGRERMRSLLLDWLPPDLRRTRLLDAGCGTGALAIQAARRGAEVTAIDIAGGLVEIARERQPSYLGHGKIDWRVGDMLDPGLGTFAHVVAMDSLIHYPAGEIVETVELLAERCTGSIVFTFAPHTALLGAMHRVGQFFPRSNRSPALVPVAEAELRTRLSALPGWRIGRSERVVSGFYTSHALELVRR; encoded by the coding sequence ATGGCCAGTCATGCACCCAACACCGTGTGGTTCGATCACCGCGATCGCCTCGCCGAATACTTCGACGGGACCGCCCGCAAGGCGTGGATCGACCTCACTTCGGACGTCAAGGTCAGCGGCATCCGCGCCACAGTGCGCGCCGGTCGGGAGCGGATGCGGTCGCTGTTGCTAGACTGGTTGCCGCCCGACTTGCGCCGCACCCGCCTGCTCGACGCGGGCTGTGGCACCGGCGCGCTGGCTATCCAGGCTGCGCGGCGTGGGGCTGAAGTCACCGCGATCGACATCGCCGGGGGGCTCGTCGAGATCGCCCGTGAGCGCCAGCCGTCTTACCTCGGCCACGGCAAGATCGATTGGCGGGTGGGCGACATGCTCGATCCCGGGCTGGGTACGTTCGCGCATGTCGTGGCGATGGATTCGCTGATCCATTATCCGGCGGGCGAGATCGTCGAGACAGTCGAGCTGCTCGCCGAACGCTGCACCGGTTCGATCGTATTCACGTTCGCCCCGCACACCGCGCTGCTGGGGGCGATGCACCGGGTTGGCCAGTTTTTCCCGCGCAGCAACCGCTCACCCGCCCTCGTCCCGGTCGCAGAAGCCGAGTTGCGGACACGCCTTTCGGCACTTCCCGGCTGGCGGATCGGGCGCAGCGAGCGCGTGGTCAGCGGGTTCTACACTTCGCATGCGCTGGAACTGGTGCGCCGCTAA
- a CDS encoding BCD family MFS transporter: MTVRRLPLTVRKPSWTRIATAWLPFADAASDDLPLGRLLRLALFQVSVGMATVLLNGTLNRVMIVELKIPAWLVAPLIALPLLAAPFRALIGHKSDTHRSLLGWRRVPYIWFGTLMQFGGLAIMPFALLLIGQPDTEMAGIAAGALAFILTGTGMHTTQTAGLALATDLAREEDRPRTVALLYVMLLVGMMLSSLVIGALLVDFSPTRLVGVIQGAAVLTMLFNLCALWKQEARHSAPIEVVALARLPFAHVWRGFVAERNAMRLLVAIGLGAAAFAMQDALLEPYGGEILGLTVGATTGLTGAWALGALGGFALAGRSLTNGIDPLRLAGFGLAGGICAFLMVLFAAPLGSPALLAAGALTIGLGVGLFSVGTLVAAMALARGGASGLALGAWGAVQASAAGLAIALGGIARDLIASLAVADGLGATLALRSTGYSAVYLIEILLLLVTLAVIGPLVGRDRILPPAGTSRRFGLTEFPT; encoded by the coding sequence ATGACCGTACGCCGCCTTCCGCTGACCGTACGCAAGCCGAGCTGGACGCGAATCGCGACCGCCTGGCTGCCGTTCGCGGACGCGGCGAGCGACGACTTGCCGCTGGGGCGCCTACTCCGTCTGGCGCTGTTCCAGGTCAGCGTGGGGATGGCGACCGTTTTGCTCAACGGCACGCTCAATCGGGTGATGATCGTCGAGCTGAAAATCCCAGCCTGGCTGGTCGCACCGCTGATCGCACTGCCGCTGCTGGCCGCGCCGTTCCGCGCGCTGATCGGACACAAGTCGGATACCCACCGCTCGCTCCTCGGCTGGCGGCGGGTGCCGTACATCTGGTTCGGCACGCTGATGCAGTTCGGCGGGCTGGCGATCATGCCGTTCGCGCTGCTCCTGATCGGCCAGCCCGATACCGAAATGGCGGGGATCGCCGCGGGGGCGCTGGCCTTCATCCTCACCGGTACGGGGATGCACACCACCCAGACCGCCGGGCTGGCGCTGGCCACCGACCTCGCCCGCGAGGAGGACCGCCCGCGCACCGTGGCGCTGCTCTATGTGATGTTGCTGGTCGGCATGATGCTGTCGTCGCTGGTGATCGGCGCGCTGCTGGTCGATTTCTCGCCGACCCGGCTGGTAGGGGTGATCCAGGGCGCGGCGGTGCTGACGATGCTGTTCAACTTGTGCGCGCTGTGGAAGCAGGAGGCCCGCCACTCCGCCCCTATCGAAGTCGTCGCGCTCGCTCGCCTGCCCTTCGCGCACGTGTGGCGCGGGTTCGTCGCAGAGCGCAATGCGATGCGCCTGCTGGTCGCGATCGGGCTCGGCGCGGCTGCGTTCGCGATGCAGGACGCGCTGCTCGAACCTTATGGCGGCGAAATTCTTGGCCTGACGGTCGGTGCGACCACTGGCCTGACCGGGGCCTGGGCGCTCGGCGCGCTGGGTGGGTTCGCGCTGGCGGGCCGGTCGCTGACAAATGGAATCGATCCGCTGCGGCTCGCCGGGTTCGGTCTTGCCGGCGGAATCTGTGCATTCCTGATGGTGTTGTTCGCGGCGCCGCTCGGCTCGCCCGCGCTGCTCGCCGCGGGCGCGTTGACGATCGGGCTGGGCGTCGGCCTGTTCTCGGTCGGCACGCTTGTGGCGGCGATGGCGCTGGCCCGCGGCGGCGCTTCCGGCCTGGCGCTGGGCGCGTGGGGCGCGGTCCAGGCAAGCGCCGCGGGGCTTGCAATCGCACTGGGCGGAATCGCTCGCGACCTGATTGCGAGCCTGGCGGTCGCCGACGGCCTCGGCGCCACGCTGGCGCTGCGTTCGACCGGGTACAGCGCCGTCTACCTGATCGAGATCTTGCTGCTGCTGGTCACTCTGGCGGTGATCGGACCTTTGGTGGGACGCGATCGCATTCTTCCGCCCGCAGGCACTTCTCGCCGCTTCGGGCTCACTGAGTTTCCGACATGA
- the puhA gene encoding photosynthetic reaction center subunit H — translation MSDGYLVGSIDVAELAFFAFVLFFVLLVFWLRREDRREGYPLEDELTGAVESYGGAMHTATTKSFRLPFDRGTVSAPTKGREPVDILARRHENFSGAPYEPTGNPLTDGIGPAAYAERAKWPDQDAGGRARIVPLSTQTEITISRPDSDPRGMKVYGADGALAGTISDLWVDRSDHLVRYYDIATTGGGRALAPAAMGKISKGALVVDAINAADFAGAPLPAAAGEITRYEEERIVGYFGGGYLYANADRQEPWL, via the coding sequence ATGAGCGATGGCTATCTGGTGGGTTCGATCGACGTCGCCGAACTGGCGTTCTTCGCATTCGTACTGTTCTTCGTGCTGCTGGTGTTCTGGCTGCGACGCGAAGACCGGCGCGAGGGCTACCCGCTCGAGGACGAACTGACCGGCGCGGTCGAGTCCTACGGCGGCGCGATGCACACCGCCACGACCAAGAGCTTCCGCCTGCCGTTCGACCGCGGCACGGTGAGCGCGCCCACCAAGGGCCGCGAGCCGGTCGATATTCTCGCGCGGCGTCACGAGAACTTCAGCGGCGCGCCCTATGAGCCGACGGGCAATCCGCTGACCGACGGCATTGGCCCGGCCGCCTACGCAGAGCGTGCCAAGTGGCCCGATCAGGACGCCGGCGGCCGGGCGCGGATCGTCCCGCTTTCGACCCAGACCGAAATCACCATCTCGCGCCCGGACAGCGACCCGCGCGGGATGAAGGTCTATGGCGCGGATGGCGCGCTGGCGGGCACGATCTCCGACCTATGGGTCGATCGCTCCGATCACCTCGTGCGGTATTACGACATCGCCACGACCGGCGGCGGACGCGCGCTGGCTCCGGCGGCGATGGGCAAGATCTCCAAGGGCGCGCTGGTGGTCGACGCGATCAACGCCGCCGACTTTGCCGGAGCGCCGCTGCCGGCCGCTGCGGGCGAGATCACTCGTTACGAGGAAGAGCGAATCGTCGGCTACTTCGGCGGCGGCTATCTCTACGCCAACGCCGACCGGCAGGAGCCGTGGCTATGA
- the puhB gene encoding photosynthetic complex putative assembly protein PuhB, whose protein sequence is MSEYDHEPVRGLPGNLPPGETIVWQGAPDWRVLARSALHTRLIAAYFAVCLTLALVNGSMLGVAFTVIGGALVVALLTGFAWAVARTTVYTLTNRRIVLRIGVALNTCINLPLGLIGSADLRERGHGFGDIALAPTASHRLGYVLLWPHARPFRLRSPQPMLRAVPDAAMVAQQLARACAALRPVEQMEVEATARQSRPALASAGLVEAAA, encoded by the coding sequence ATGAGCGAATACGACCACGAACCGGTCCGCGGGCTGCCGGGCAACCTGCCGCCGGGCGAGACGATCGTGTGGCAGGGCGCGCCCGACTGGCGCGTGCTGGCGCGCAGCGCGCTCCACACCCGGCTGATCGCAGCCTACTTCGCGGTGTGCCTGACGCTGGCGCTGGTCAACGGCAGCATGCTGGGCGTTGCCTTTACCGTGATCGGCGGGGCGCTGGTGGTCGCGCTGCTGACCGGTTTTGCCTGGGCAGTCGCGCGGACCACGGTCTATACGCTAACCAACCGCCGGATCGTGCTGCGGATCGGCGTGGCGCTCAACACCTGCATCAACCTGCCGCTCGGCCTGATCGGTTCCGCCGACCTGCGCGAGCGGGGCCATGGCTTTGGCGACATCGCGCTGGCGCCGACCGCCTCGCACCGCCTGGGCTATGTGCTGCTCTGGCCGCACGCCCGCCCGTTCCGTCTGCGCAGTCCCCAGCCCATGCTGCGCGCGGTGCCCGATGCGGCGATGGTCGCGCAGCAACTGGCACGAGCCTGCGCGGCGCTGAGGCCAGTTGAGCAGATGGAAGTCGAGGCGACCGCTCGCCAATCGCGCCCAGCGCTTGCTTCCGCCGGACTGGTCGAGGCTGCGGCATGA
- the puhC gene encoding photosynthetic complex assembly protein PuhC, translating into MSHTHAHDETVPKPALIAAGALVVLSILLTLLVRVGVLEREAVPAAVRAADQASVVETRKLTFSDRADGAVVIADAATSATVAVIETETKSGGFIRGVLRGLARERRSRGIGSAPPFTLTLFSDGSLNFVDTATGRSIELGAFGPDNRAVFAALLPKAAA; encoded by the coding sequence ATGAGCCACACGCATGCCCACGACGAGACCGTCCCCAAGCCCGCGCTGATCGCGGCGGGGGCGCTGGTGGTGCTGAGCATCCTGCTGACCTTGCTGGTACGCGTCGGCGTACTCGAGCGCGAGGCGGTTCCCGCGGCGGTGCGAGCGGCGGACCAAGCGAGCGTGGTCGAGACCCGCAAACTCACCTTCAGCGACCGGGCCGACGGCGCGGTGGTGATCGCCGACGCCGCCACCTCCGCCACCGTCGCGGTGATCGAAACCGAAACCAAAAGCGGCGGGTTCATCCGCGGCGTGCTGCGCGGCCTCGCGCGCGAGCGCCGGTCGCGCGGGATCGGTTCGGCGCCGCCGTTCACGCTGACCCTGTTCAGCGACGGCTCGCTCAACTTCGTCGATACCGCCACCGGGCGGAGCATCGAGCTGGGGGCATTCGGCCCCGACAACCGCGCGGTCTTCGCCGCCTTGCTGCCCAAGGCCGCCGCCTGA